From a single Mus musculus strain C57BL/6J chromosome 12, GRCm38.p6 C57BL/6J genomic region:
- the Syndig1l gene encoding synapse differentiation-inducing gene protein 1-like isoform X2, protein MESLSELQNPLLPRSPTHLHRPYPYPEAPPGWSCQEQLYSFLLGGAGPARAHQLLDPGSLQLAVEAWYRPSCLLGRDKVKEPKAGSCETSFTEAREPLAGPAEEGSEPGQAAEDVTIHTVSYGVQEELQGQEDSQEEESDGTSSESECEDAFLTLPPRDHLGLTLFSMLCCFWPLGIAAFYFSQGTSKAISKGDFRLASTTSRRALFLATLSIAVGAGLYVAVVVALAAYMSQNGHG, encoded by the exons ATGGAGAGCCTGAGTGAACTACAGAACCCACTGCTGCCTAGaagccccacccacctccacaGACCCTACCCCTACCCGGAGGCCCCGCCCGGCTGGTCCTGCCAGGAGCAGCTTTATTCCTTTCTCCTAGGAGGTGCTGGTCCCGCCCGTGCCCACCAGCTCCTAGACCCAGGGTCCCTGCAACTGGCCGTGGAGGCCTGGTATCGGCCTAGCTGCCTCCTGGGGAGGGACAAGGTCAAAGAGCCCAAAGCAGGCAGCTGTGAGACCAGCTTCACCGAAGCCAGGGAACCTTTAGCGGGACCTGCAGAGGAGGGCTCAGAACCTGGTCAAGCTGCGGAGGACGTAACCATCCACACTGTGTCCTACGGGGTTCAAGAGGAGTTGCAGGGCCAGGAGGACAGTCAGGAGGAGGAG AGCGATGGGACCTCCAGCGAGAGTGAGTGTGAAGACGCCTTCCTCACCCTGCCTCCCAGGGACCACTTGGGACTCACTCTCTTCTCcatgctctgctgcttctggcctctgggcaTTGCTGCTTTCTATTTCTCCCAGGGG ACCAGCAAGGCCATCTCCAAAGGGGACTTCCGCCTGGCCAGCACCACCTCTCGCCGAGCTCTCTTCCTGGCCACACTCTCCATCGCTGTGGGGGCCGGTCTCTATGTGGCTGTGGTGGTAGCTCTGGCTGCTTACATGTCCCAGAATGGCCATGGCTAG
- the Syndig1l gene encoding synapse differentiation-inducing gene protein 1-like isoform X1, with the protein MESLSELQNPLLPRSPTHLHRPYPYPEAPPGWSCQEQLYSFLLGGAGPARAHQLLDPGSLQLAVEAWYRPSCLLGRDKVKEPKAGSCETSFTEAREPLAGPAEEGSEPGQAAEDVTIHTVSYGVQEELQGQEDSQEEEPQPVCGSQKTTCRNQFSPPTTWVPGIGGWHLYPRTHGCFQLSSACQGLRDPGWCQQTSLSCRAMGPPARVSVKTPSSPCLPGTTWDSLSSPCSAASGLWALLLSISPRGPARPSPKGTSAWPAPPLAELSSWPHSPSLWGPVSMWLWW; encoded by the exons ATGGAGAGCCTGAGTGAACTACAGAACCCACTGCTGCCTAGaagccccacccacctccacaGACCCTACCCCTACCCGGAGGCCCCGCCCGGCTGGTCCTGCCAGGAGCAGCTTTATTCCTTTCTCCTAGGAGGTGCTGGTCCCGCCCGTGCCCACCAGCTCCTAGACCCAGGGTCCCTGCAACTGGCCGTGGAGGCCTGGTATCGGCCTAGCTGCCTCCTGGGGAGGGACAAGGTCAAAGAGCCCAAAGCAGGCAGCTGTGAGACCAGCTTCACCGAAGCCAGGGAACCTTTAGCGGGACCTGCAGAGGAGGGCTCAGAACCTGGTCAAGCTGCGGAGGACGTAACCATCCACACTGTGTCCTACGGGGTTCAAGAGGAGTTGCAGGGCCAGGAGGACAGTCAGGAGGAGGAG CCACAGCCCGTGTGTgggagtcagaagacaacctgtaggaatcagttctctcctcctaccacatgggtcccagggattggtGGCTGGCACCTTTACCCGAGGACCCACGGGTGCTTTCAACTCTCGTCAGCCTGCCAGGGTTTACGAGACCCTGGGTGGTGCCAGCAGACCTCACTCTCTTGCAGAGCGATGGGACCTCCAGCGAGAGTGAGTGTGAAGACGCCTTCCTCACCCTGCCTCCCAGGGACCACTTGGGACTCACTCTCTTCTCcatgctctgctgcttctggcctctgggcaTTGCTGCTTTCTATTTCTCCCAGGGG ACCAGCAAGGCCATCTCCAAAGGGGACTTCCGCCTGGCCAGCACCACCTCTCGCCGAGCTCTCTTCCTGGCCACACTCTCCATCGCTGTGGGGGCCGGTCTCTATGTGGCTGTGGTGGTAG